The region AGGGTCATATCTGTCCCTTCTGGGCCATAGTGCAGGGCTTTCTGGATAAGAAATTTTTGTCACTGATGACATATAAGCATCATTTCTTATGTTCCTTTGCCATCTGTTTAGCCCattccataaaatatttcttcagaacTTTGGCCAACTTTTATCAGgttgtttgttttcctgttgaGTTTTGAGAGGTCTTTTAATAAGTCTCATATAAAAGCCCTTTACCAGGTATGTATCTTGcgaatattttctcctagtctgtggcttgtctttctCTTTAAGAGTATATTTCACAAATcatcatatataatttaaacaaaattcaaccaaatatttttattttatggcctGTCCTTTTGTTTTAGTACCTACAAAGTCACTACCAACTCAAAAGACAGCAGGATTTTCTGTGTCATCTCCTAGGATTTTTACAAGGTTTCTGTTTATGGGGGAATTTAAATTTATGGGGGAATTTgaagttaatttttgtgaagggTATAACTATTAATGGTCCAGGAATTCATCAGGAACAGAAGGAATGAACTATTCCATATTCATTGAGACACAGAAATGCAACTCAACCATATAAAGGAATTAGTGCTGATAAATGAACCGAACAGATGAATCAAAAGCATTGCACTGAGTGTACAGCTGTGGCACACTGAATAATGAACACAAAGATGTGCACAGCCTAAtgcccagaacctgtgaatatattATCTAAACAAAAGGGACTTCAAATGGCCCTTTGTCTCCCCAGGTGCCTAATTTTGAAGCTACAGCCTCCCATTTGTCAGTCCCACATTTTCTCCATTTATGACTTATAGATTCCCCCAGTTTACAATTTCATCCTTCCAGGTTGTCAACAACATAAATTTCGCCATCAGCCCCACAAACCCCCTTCTTTAACCCCCAACACTCAcatcactgaggcccagaggtcCAGGCCCTCACCATGAGACAGGAAAGTAAAATGGGCCAAGGAAGGGAGGCCCTTAGTAAATggagaactaaaataaaacaagttatGTTGAACTTGCTTCTTCAGTTCAAGACAAACAGAACACTCAACATATATGTTTACCAAAGATCAGACATTACTTAAAACATCATCCACCTGAGGAAATTACATAATGTGCCAACAAATTTGACCAAGGAACATTCTGATTCTGACTTCCAAGCAAAGAGTGGTCACCATGGGATCTGATTGTCACAAGACTCAATCTCCAAGGTGGCTTGTAAACATCTTCCAAATCAGCAAAATCTATCAATGGCTCCCCACATAGGGTTACACCCTCAAAAATCATATGGAGAGAGCTCAAAGCTGGGCACCTCACTCATCTTTTGAGACAAGGGCTGCCCATACTCCAAGTGTAAATTCTGTGCATGTCCTTCAATAAATATTCACCTGTGCCTTGCTTTCTGAAGTGTCCTTCAATCCTGTGAAAAACGTTGAGAACCTAGATGGTTTCCCTTTATATCCCCATCTTAGGGCTTCTCTGGATCCCTCTGTTGGCAAGCCCTGACCCTTATAGACCCCTCCCAGCTCAGCTGGTGCCAATGACCTTGCAAAACCAGCAAGCTCTCTAGGACCACCTCCCTAAGGTCTTCCTAGCATAGCACCTATGAACTGGAAGTTCCTGCTGGTCAAGTGGTGACCAAGAGTCTTTGTGGGGAGTTATGATCACACCTGTGGAACAGCCACCTTTCAAGGTATGCAACAGGAGAGGTGGACTCTTCCATTGTGCACTTCAGCTGTAGAGTCTCCTGAGCACCAGTATCATCTGCAACATGAATGAAGACCACCTGCCACAGTAGCAAGCCCACTTCTTCATACCACAGCATGTTGACCATtggccttccttccctccctcctttcacaGGGGCAGGCCACCTATGGGAAGGGTTGGTGTCCCAATCTAAGACCACTGGCTGGGGCAGTGGGATTGCAGCTAAGGGCAGGTCAgggtgaaaggttaataaaataggtacttgtcactctgtttctctatatgcttaacaaaacactgttgaaatcttaagaactgtctgctaatcttgttcccagaatgtgctgtccctaaCTGTGGgctgtctgctaatcttgttcccagaatgagctgtccccaactgccaaactacaaaatgtaacttctctcgctgccctctccagggaaagtatataagctctgctcaagctgttctcagggctctatctctctttgctatagagagagccctagcatgctggtctctaaagaaacccacccttctgctgttgcataagacagtctcttgtggtctcttactccgacgtttcgccagacccttacaaggGGTGGTttggacagcagagttttgaaatgaAACTCAAGTTCTGAGTTGAAACAGAGTTTGACCTACCTTCCTCCATCAGGAAGAAAAGGGGCTGAGCAAGCTTCACTGCAGTAGGAACTTTTCTGCCTGACAGCCACAGGGCTTGGACAATCCAGGTGGTACAGAGGGCAAGAGTTAGAAAACTAGGTGGCACAATGGGGCCAGGtgaccacacctgtaatcccagtgacttgggaggctgaggcaggaggatcaggagttcaaggccagcctcagcaatttagggagactggattgaaataaataataaagaggatCACAGGGTATAGCTGAACACTGGActtccctgggttcattccccaagtaggtgagggaggaagaaaagaaggagggagaagaggaggaaagaaaaggaagaaagggagagaaggaaggaagggtttgGCAGCAGACATACATGTACCAAGCTTAATTAGGTATACACTGGGCCTCATTCCAGGACTTCAAACTTGATAGGTTTTCTTCTGGTCCACAGGGCTCAGGGCAGGTCTAGTCCACCCAGCCTCTAACCAGTTCAGGGAGTGAGCTGGCCTGATACTGCCATGGCAGAATACAGATCCACAGAAATGAGACAGGATCTGGGGCCCAGGAGGACCCCCCCTTCTATAGATCACCCATTTGATTCTCTGCTGAAGACTATCTGCCCTGAATCCATCCaattataatgtgtgtgtgtgtgtgtgtgtgtgtgtgagtgtgtgtgcgccAGAGGGGCGGGGGTGTTCAAAATTAAGTGTGCACCAGAAAACCattattagaaatgcaaaaatattgcCCCTCCAGCCCTGAGGTTTTAGCTTAAGGAGGTCTGGAGTGTGACTCAGGAGTATGCACTCTTTTAAATTTCTCAGACTCCTGAGACACAAAACAATTTCAAACAGTCCTGGAGTATTCTCTGCTTATAAACATGATGGCTGCGCTGCCTCCCTCAGTGCACATCTATCCAGAAAAGCTCTGCAGTGGCATGGGGGGACACCATTACTGCCTGTGCATTAGTATCAGCTACTGGGTTTGCTGCGGCTTCCTCCCAAcattatgtaattcatttttctatttctctgcctCACTAGGTGATAAGGTCCACAAAGGCCATTCCTTTGTTGCTTCACCAGAGTGTCCCCAGAGTGTAACACAGCCCCTTGCCCAGTGATGGCAGTTCACAATATTCCTGAAGGAATGAATTCTTCCAATAACGCAGGAATCCAACTGAATTCTAAGACAGCCACAGCATGgcaaatttccatttcattcattcattttccaaataaaatataaagtttctgtttttctgtgtaGGGAGAATCACATGAGCCAGCACTCTCCAAACTTTTTGGGATGATGGGAATGGGTCAGTTTTGCTCTGTTTGTGCTGTCCAGTTTGATAGCCATTACTCATGCATAGCTACTGAGCACTTGAATTGTGGCCAGGGAACTGCGGCACtgaatttctaatttgtttttaatatttttgtaacttAAATTGCCATAAAACTATAGTAATTTGCAATCTCTTGTACCTACAAGGCATGGGCATTAGAAAACAAATTCTTTGTGCTCTAATATGCATAAATACTATGAAAAGCAGTCCTTCCTCAAATAAGGTAAATAAGGTGGTGCAGCAGGCACTGAATATCATAAACACATAGGGAAGATCCGCAGAGtaggaaaaggagggagagagggaggatgggaaaggggaggaaatatagaatgaatttaacaaaatcatattatatgcatataaaaaggTACcaaagaggggctggagttgtagctcagtggtagagtgctcacctgccATGTGTAAGACACGGGGTTtggttttcagcaccacataattaataattaattaaataaaggcattgtgtacatctacaactaaaaactattttttaacataccaggagctggggttgtggctcagtggtagagcgtttgcctagcatatgtgagtcactggggttcattctcagcaccacatataaataaataaaataaaggtccattgacaattaaaaaaaaaattttttttaaaaggtaccAAAGAAAATTTcaccttcatatatatatatatatatatatatatatagaaagtactgatcaaaattatataaagcagctatgtataattataaatactatatataattataatgccctaacaaaatatacattttaaaaagtagtccATCTCATCCCTCAAAATGAGATGCTCTTTGAGCTATAAGCCATCGTGTCCCCTTGCATCAGTTGAACCGTATCCATGTCACCTATGCAGATGTTCACATTCTCTGACTAGAACAGCTGGAGTGTGAAGATACCTCTTAAGGATGACCCAACTACCACAGTGCTCCTCCCTGGgacaaaacattttgttttgtttgcctcTGTAACCTCAGCTCCCAGGACAGGTCCAGGTACAAAGGAAGCATGTGTCAAATACCTGCTAGGTGAACACATTAACACGGGAAGGCTGACACTTCACAGGTCCCTCTGTAGAAGTTCTACAAGTTTCATGGACTTTCTGGTCTTCAGTTACTCCTTCACATTGGTCAGGGGAAAGTGAGATGATATGTGTGTCCTACATCAATTCTAATCCTTTTCCTTCAACCATCTCTTATGATTTTTCATTCATGGAAACATTTGAGATGTTGATTTAAACATTTCTATACgtattttctccatttaaataAACTCAGTCGTCCTTCACTCATTTAATTGACAAAACAGCAATTGGTACCTACGTGTCTGAGTGGTTAGCATCACACTGTGTCTCTGTAACAACACAGCATTTAGGAAGGATGAATCTATCACTCTTTCCCAGCTTTGCATTTTATAGTTGCTCTCTGTATATACTTTCAGCCATTTAGTGAACTAGAAATTTCTGCTCAATCCTTTCCCACATAACTAAATCTGAGCCTCTCCCTATGGGTTTTCTGtgacataatataatacataatttatCACTGGGGGCACAACCATGTTCACTGCATTTGTgaggtttctctcctgtgtgaattCCATGCTGTCCCCTGAGGGTGTACATCTGGCCACTGGCTGTCCCCCAAAGACCAAATTCCTGTTAGTGAGGAGCCCACTGACGTTCACTGCTGTCTGAGGGGCCTCAGAAGGCACCTGAGTAGTCAGTGTGTTAACAGGGCTCTTCTCCTGGTGGTCATCACAGGTATGCAATGAGCTGTCTCCGTCTGTGGGGTTTTCCACCTTGCCTGAATTTCCCTGTTTTCCCCTTGTGTGTATTCTCTTGTGCTTAACCAGACAAGACATGTATGCAAAAGCCTTCCCACACTCACTGCAGCCATAGGGCCTCTCTCCTGTGTGAGTTCTTTGATGGACAATGAGCTTTTGCCTTGtggtgaaggctttcccacactcgCTGCATTTAAAGGGCTTCTCTCCCGTGTGAATTCTTTGATGCTTGATGAGCCCCGACCTCTGTGAACAGGACTTTCCACATTCGCTGCACACAAAGGGAGTCTTCCCTGTGTGAAATCTCTGATGAGCTATGAGGCAGGTCTTCTGGATGAAGCCTTTCCCACACTCACCACATGTGTAAGGCTTCTCACCTGTGTGAATTCGCTGATGAACGATGAGGTTTCCTTTCTGGATGAAGCCCTTTCCACATTCGCTGCAtatatagggcttctctccagtgtgagtctTCTGGTGTATGTTGAGCCGTGATTTCTTGAgaaaggctttgccacattcgGTGCATATGTAAGGTTTCTCACCTGTGTGGGTTCTGTGGTGTTCTGTGAGCATGAACTTCCTGGAGAAGGCTTTCCCGCACAGATGACATCTATGGGGCTTCTCACCAGTGTGGATGATCTGGTGATCAGTCAGCCAAGACTTCTTGatgaaggctttcccacagtcACTGCATACATGAGGTTTCTCTACTTTTTGAGTATTCTGAGGCTTTAGACGAGTGAACTGAGATTTAGTGCTGATGAGTTTTCCATTTGCAGGGAATTTAATTTCAGTATGAAATTGTTCACAAGAAACATGGAGAAAGGATTCCCCATTtctagaaatctcagcaaagttCTTTATTTCACAGTGTCTGCTCTGGTCAACCAAAGGTAAGTTTGGTTTCATACTTTTTTCATGTAAGTTAAATATACCATGCTTTTGCCTTAGTAGAAACTGAGCTCTGTGCTGATGAACAGAATTTTCAAAGGCACTGTGTTCATGCCACTGTACCATCCTGTTCACCTTgctttctctctgtaagagttttagTAGATGATCATCAATTTCCCAGATTTCtatgaaagaaaagaacagtGAGTTTTCTATCACCTTGATCtggaataaaagcatttttaaaaatgacctatgtgaacaacaataagtgttggcaaggatgtggggtaaaaggcacattcattaaaaaaaaaaaaattgctggtggggctgcaaattggtgcagccaatatggaaagcagtatggagaatccttggaaaacttggaatgaaaccaccattcgacccagctatcccactcctcagtttatacccaaaggacttaaaaacagtatactacagggacatggccacatcaatgtttacagcagcacaattcacaatagctaaactatggagccaacctagatgcccttcggtagataaatggatagggaaaatgtggtatacatacatagtggaatgttactcagcattaaaagagaacaaaatcatggcatttgcaggtaaatggatggagttggagaatattatgctaagtgaaataatccaacccaaaaaaaacaaatgccaaatgttttctctgatatgaggatgctgacgcATAATGGCGAGGGATtggggagtgtgggaggaatggaggaactttagatgggacaaaggggagggtggggaagggagggggcatgagggtaggaaagacagtggaatgagatagtcatcattaccctaagaacatgtatgaagacataaacggtgtgaatctactttgtgaacaaccagagacaggaaaaattgtgctctatatgcgtaatatgaattgaattgcattctgccattatatataaaaactaatataaatgaataatttaaattaaaaatattttttttaaaatcatctagGTCTCAGGTCTCTTTTTAATGACAACACTATCAAAAGAGTGTAAACACAACTCAGTTGATTGGGTACTGGGAGAAAACAACTACACAGGCAAACCAAAAGTTAATGATGGACACAAGGTTGGATGATTCATGAAAAAATACAGATGTAGATGCTTTTTAAAACATGGAGAGACCATCAGTATCAGCAAAGatagagactagaggttggagggAGCAATCCATCCACTCCACAGATCCTGCTGAACGCCCACTGGGTGCCAGGCTCAGTGCCAATTCTGCGGGTTCACAAACACATTCCCGTGTCCACGGAGCCCACACCAATGCTgggtaaaatacttaaaatagcaAAGACGGGAGCAGCTGCAGACTGTGCAAGGTGTTGGAAGGAGCAGTGGAGATGGACAGAAGTGCATCAGGTAAGACGGGGCGCACGGGGAGTCATGGCTGCACGTGGGGAGGAAAGAACAAAGGAACCAGGGCACACTCTCTGGCCCGAAGCCCCGAGTAGCACTGCATTTAataaattgaacccaagggcactcaatcactgtgCCATGtccctaaccctttttttttttttttaatttagagacagggtctcactgagatgcttagagccttgataagttgctaagtttggctttgaactcacaatcctcctgtcttagcctcccaagccactgggattacaggtgtacgccatCACACCCAGCAGTAGTGCCTTTAAAAGAGAGACAAATCACTGCACACAGAATGGGGAGACAGAACTGCAGCCTGTCAAGGCCACCACATGCCCAGGTGTAGACATGGGGAATTTGAAGGATCCATAAACCTTGAGAAAAGCTTCAACTACAGAGATGAATTTGGAAAACTTTAGTAAATAAACAGAAGAGGACAAGACCACCTTCAGAGAACCTGTGGACTCAAAAACGAAGAAGACACAGGGCCAGGCTGTAGCCATTCTAcattcagagtttggaaactaggagAAGTCCCCTGGAGGAAACCAGGTTGCTCATCCTGACAGGGGACACTGGTGACTGGAACAAGTATCCCAGGGGCAAGTCAGGCTCTTCCACACTCGGCCCTGTCCCTGGGCAAGCTCCTGGGTCCCTGTCTCATAACTCGCCTTCTTCCTCCTGACACCACCGTCAACCAGCTTTCTCAAAGTGCTGTCTCACAGTCATGGGAAACTTCCTCTGGGTGACACCCTGCCCACTGGCCCAGCTGCAACACCCCGTCTATTCCCACAGAAGGAGGGCAGCAGTGGCCCTCAGGGAACATCATGACAGGGTAGAGGACCAAGTTGCACTAACAGGATCTGCTGCCCCTCTTCATGCTGCTCCTGGACAAGTAGAGTTCACCTTCTTCAGGTTCCCTGAGCCCTCAACCTTCCACTAACAGCATCATCCCACAATTCTGCCCTAATGTCTCCTGGCTTTGGTCAATGTCTGAATGGACCACCTCTTCCTGAATCATGGTCATGGCAGCTTTACGTCAACTTGACTGGGAACAGGACAGAAGGATTCTTCAcctgagaagaaaagggaagctaGAAAAATGTAGAACAGGAAATCTACAGTCTACAACTCCACCATCAACTAGAACCATACAATCTGCCACAGTCAGCCTGGCAATAAAGGTCCCACTGCCTGGAAATGTCCCCACAGTCTCACTGCCAGCAGGACACCAGAGAACTCCCAGCCTGACCTCTTGTGCTCTCTCAGCCCACCTCACTCAGTTCTCAactgatctttctttccttttctggtcctggggatggaatccaggggtgctctaccaatgagctacatccccagccctttatattttttattttgaaacagagtctaaGTTGtacaggctggcctccaacttgagcccctccttcctcagcttcctgagtagctaggattacaggctgtgccaccacgcctgggtTCACCTAACTTCTAAGTGCCCTTGGCTCTTCTTTTCCTTATGGCTTTCCTCTCCTTTGGGCAGATTTCATCAGTAGAAAATTCCTTCTCCAGGCCTGGCCTCTCCTTGAATAACTTGGGCAAAATACAATGCAGCAGAGGTCTCCTCTTGGACACTATCAAACATGTCTACCTTACAATCTCCTAAATTCCCCAACCCAATCTCCTCCTCTGTAGGTCATCTGTACCACAGTAAACACAAGCTCCCCTTTTCTTGCCAACCTGGTCAGCACCACCCTTTCTCTCTTCTATTCCCTCATCCTAGGATACAGGTAGACAGCTCGGGGTGAATTCCACCTGCCTCTGTAAGCAGACCCAGATACAATCAGCACCCACTCCTCCTCCAAGTCAGCTGCCTGCTAGCTTCCACCTCTCTTGGCTCAACAGCACCTCATCCAAGAGTTAGTCCCCTTCCTAAAAGATCAGCCCTGGACCTGCTTGTTCTGTCCCATAGCTCTGCCTTATTTTATCTCTTGGCTTCTTAGAATGACAGTGGCTCATCCactgtttgtttttcttgctgcTGTTATCCTGTTATGCTGCTCAGCATATACTGAGCTaccaaaagataatttttaaaggaaggaatCAAGAAAGTAATCAATATGAAACAAAGTGGAAGAATTTAGAATATAGAAATCTGTGCAAGTAAGATGACACCCTATCAAAGAAATGACTGAAAGAAGAACTTCAATGTCTTGTGACAAGTAACAAGGTTAATGGCGACTTAGTGCAATCAGAACTataataggaaagaaaacaaaagcaaatatggTGGTAAGACCATAGGAACTAGAAGAAAGCTCAGAATTAGTAAAAACACAAAGGAATCATTGAAAACACATAAGTTAGCATCTGATTCAGGCTGGACCTTCAAGTGCAGCTTGTGAAAAATACCTTTTCTAACAGGGCCAACAGCCCACACCAGAAATCCCAGCTAcatggaaggctgagacagaggattacaagttcacagccagactgtgcaacttagcaagaccctgcctcaaagtaaaaagggctagggatgtggctcagtgataaagcacccctaggttcaatccccagtaccaaaaaaaaaaaaaaaaaaagaaaagaaagaaagaaaaaacgaaAAAATCTTTTCTAGTTAGAAATTCACCATGAACAGTTAGACCTTTCATTAAAGAAACACAGGTAGAGGACATGTGAGGTAATATCTGGATGGCTGGAACTTAGGATGCATTAAAAAAGGAGAAGCTAAACTCAAGAGGGTTTTCGTGGAGAGAAGATGATTCTCACTCTGCAGAAAGAGGAACTCTAGGCAGACTTGAGGTCCAAATCAGGAACTATCAGGGATTCACAGAGAACTAGATATCAGTGCTGGATGACACCAGGACATGTCAGCTTGGAGTCTGCTCTGGGAACAGAAGGAGCTTAATTCATTAAAGTGAAAGAGATTTTAAAGGGTGAGAacagataagaaaatagaaaacacaggGTTTGAAAACCTCCAAGTGAAGAAAGGCTTGGGGCCAAAGCACGATGAGTGACAGGCTTCCTCAGGCAGCACCCCAATGGGGTGGGAGGTGCAGCAGTCAGAAGTCAAGAAGGATTCAGAGTTTTCTCTCTGGAGAAGGACTTGGAAGGTGCAATTTCATAGCACCGGAACTGGAAGGGTATGAAGAAGGGAATATCTGGGACTTATAGGAAGAATATTATGCCAACTTAAAGACATTGATTAATAAGGAACAATCAGCTCCCAGAAGAGGTAAAGAGGATGATTTTCTCCAAAT is a window of Ictidomys tridecemlineatus isolate mIctTri1 chromosome 15, mIctTri1.hap1, whole genome shotgun sequence DNA encoding:
- the Znf350 gene encoding zinc finger protein 350 isoform X2; this translates as MIQSQESLTLEDVAVKFTWEEWQLLAPAQKDLYWDVMLENCRNLVSVGCQASKPDALSKLLGGELRTVEDAIREANSPEIWEIDDHLLKLLQRESKVNRMVQWHEHSAFENSVHQHRAQFLLRQKHGIFNLHEKSMKPNLPLVDQSRHCEIKNFAEISRNGESFLHVSCEQFHTEIKFPANGKLISTKSQFTRLKPQNTQKVEKPHVCSDCGKAFIKKSWLTDHQIIHTGEKPHRCHLCGKAFSRKFMLTEHHRTHTGEKPYICTECGKAFLKKSRLNIHQKTHTGEKPYICSECGKGFIQKGNLIVHQRIHTGEKPYTCGECGKGFIQKTCLIAHQRFHTGKTPFVCSECGKSCSQRSGLIKHQRIHTGEKPFKCSECGKAFTTRQKLIVHQRTHTGERPYGCSECGKAFAYMSCLVKHKRIHTRGKQGNSGKVENPTDGDSSLHTCDDHQEKSPVNTLTTQVPSEAPQTAVNVSGLLTNRNLVFGGQPVARCTPSGDSMEFTQERNLTNAVNMVVPPVINYVLYYVTENP
- the Znf350 gene encoding zinc finger protein 350 isoform X3; the protein is MLENCRNLVSVGCQASKPDALSKLLGGELRTVEDAIREANSPEIWEIDDHLLKLLQRESKVNRMVQWHEHSAFENSVHQHRAQFLLRQKHGIFNLHEKSMKPNLPLVDQSRHCEIKNFAEISRNGESFLHVSCEQFHTEIKFPANGKLISTKSQFTRLKPQNTQKVEKPHVCSDCGKAFIKKSWLTDHQIIHTGEKPHRCHLCGKAFSRKFMLTEHHRTHTGEKPYICTECGKAFLKKSRLNIHQKTHTGEKPYICSECGKGFIQKGNLIVHQRIHTGEKPYTCGECGKGFIQKTCLIAHQRFHTGKTPFVCSECGKSCSQRSGLIKHQRIHTGEKPFKCSECGKAFTTRQKLIVHQRTHTGERPYGCSECGKAFAYMSCLVKHKRIHTRGKQGNSGKVENPTDGDSSLHTCDDHQEKSPVNTLTTQVPSEAPQTAVNVSGLLTNRNLVFGGQPVARCTPSGDSMEFTQERNLTNAVNMVVPPVINYVLYYVTENP
- the Znf350 gene encoding zinc finger protein 350 isoform X1, giving the protein MHSDLLQKELGFDVICLLQTVLSESLTLEDVAVKFTWEEWQLLAPAQKDLYWDVMLENCRNLVSVGCQASKPDALSKLLGGELRTVEDAIREANSPEIWEIDDHLLKLLQRESKVNRMVQWHEHSAFENSVHQHRAQFLLRQKHGIFNLHEKSMKPNLPLVDQSRHCEIKNFAEISRNGESFLHVSCEQFHTEIKFPANGKLISTKSQFTRLKPQNTQKVEKPHVCSDCGKAFIKKSWLTDHQIIHTGEKPHRCHLCGKAFSRKFMLTEHHRTHTGEKPYICTECGKAFLKKSRLNIHQKTHTGEKPYICSECGKGFIQKGNLIVHQRIHTGEKPYTCGECGKGFIQKTCLIAHQRFHTGKTPFVCSECGKSCSQRSGLIKHQRIHTGEKPFKCSECGKAFTTRQKLIVHQRTHTGERPYGCSECGKAFAYMSCLVKHKRIHTRGKQGNSGKVENPTDGDSSLHTCDDHQEKSPVNTLTTQVPSEAPQTAVNVSGLLTNRNLVFGGQPVARCTPSGDSMEFTQERNLTNAVNMVVPPVINYVLYYVTENP